In Shouchella patagoniensis, the following are encoded in one genomic region:
- a CDS encoding ABC-F family ATP-binding cassette domain-containing protein: MSVLRVEDLTKSFGEKILFQSIEFSLTKGDRIGLLGVNGTGKSTLLKVIAGIEGKEEGTLFHANDFSFEYLPQQPDLPDDETVIGYIYKGDSEVMKAVANYERGLAALEEDPANEQLQTGLIKLQAEMDKVDAWEAGTQAKTILTKLGITQLSAQLGTLSGGQKKRVAIARALIQPVDLLLLDEPTNHLDHATVEWLEGYLKQYRGALIVITHDRYFLNRVANTIFELSEGNLYRYTGNFETYLEAKAEREAQAEQAEDKRRNLLRRELAWLRRGAKARTTKQKARIQRVEALDAQEGPKSRAQLDVAIGSHRLGKQVIELENVRKTFKNNTLFHDLSYLITKDERLGIIGENGSGKTTLLNLMAGRISPDAGEVHVGETVRIGYYTQEDAELNGDLRVVDYIKEIAEVVYTAKGDQITAEQMLERFMFPRSQQWTYIRRLSGGEKRRLYLLRILMSEPNVLFLDEPTNDLDVETLAILEDYLDTFPGVVVTVSHDRYFLDRVVDKMLIFTDGKVERYQGDYTYYLEEKQQKVEPVKQDKSFVVPERKKENRKLSYNEQREWDQIDDQIEKMEEKQQQLEEQITQAGSDYGKIADLMKEKEALDAMLEETLERWTELAEKVEALNE; this comes from the coding sequence ATGAGTGTATTACGAGTAGAGGACTTAACAAAGTCTTTTGGAGAAAAGATCTTGTTTCAATCAATTGAATTTTCCTTAACGAAAGGAGATCGAATTGGATTATTAGGTGTGAATGGAACTGGTAAATCAACGTTATTAAAAGTAATTGCAGGTATTGAAGGAAAAGAAGAAGGCACCCTTTTCCATGCCAATGATTTTTCATTTGAGTATTTGCCACAGCAACCCGATTTGCCAGATGATGAAACGGTAATTGGATACATTTATAAAGGTGATTCAGAAGTCATGAAGGCGGTGGCCAATTATGAAAGAGGGCTTGCTGCTCTTGAAGAGGATCCAGCAAATGAACAGTTACAAACTGGATTAATTAAGCTTCAAGCTGAAATGGATAAAGTTGATGCTTGGGAAGCTGGAACACAAGCAAAAACGATCTTAACTAAACTAGGTATTACTCAATTGTCAGCTCAGCTTGGTACATTATCTGGTGGTCAGAAAAAGCGTGTTGCGATTGCAAGAGCTTTGATTCAACCTGTTGATTTACTTTTGTTAGATGAGCCCACAAACCATTTAGACCATGCGACGGTTGAATGGTTAGAAGGTTATTTAAAACAGTACCGTGGTGCCCTTATTGTCATCACCCATGACCGCTACTTTTTGAACCGAGTGGCTAACACGATATTTGAGTTATCAGAGGGGAATTTGTATCGGTATACGGGGAACTTTGAAACCTATTTAGAGGCAAAAGCGGAACGGGAAGCACAAGCAGAGCAAGCGGAAGACAAAAGGCGAAATTTGCTACGCCGTGAACTTGCTTGGTTAAGGAGAGGTGCGAAAGCACGGACAACAAAGCAAAAAGCCCGTATTCAACGAGTCGAAGCTCTTGATGCTCAAGAGGGACCTAAATCGCGCGCGCAATTAGATGTAGCAATTGGTTCACATCGACTTGGAAAACAAGTAATCGAACTTGAAAATGTAAGGAAAACGTTTAAAAACAATACGTTGTTTCATGATTTGTCTTACCTTATTACAAAAGATGAGCGACTTGGTATTATTGGTGAGAATGGTAGTGGGAAAACAACGTTATTGAATTTAATGGCGGGTCGAATTTCTCCAGATGCAGGAGAAGTCCATGTTGGTGAAACCGTTCGAATTGGGTATTATACGCAAGAGGATGCAGAGCTTAATGGGGACTTACGTGTCGTTGATTACATTAAAGAAATCGCCGAAGTCGTCTATACAGCAAAAGGGGATCAAATTACAGCAGAGCAAATGTTGGAGCGATTCATGTTCCCGCGTTCTCAGCAATGGACGTACATTAGACGCTTGTCAGGTGGTGAGAAGCGTAGACTGTATTTGCTAAGGATATTAATGAGTGAACCGAATGTGCTCTTTCTAGATGAACCAACAAATGATCTTGATGTTGAAACATTAGCGATCTTGGAAGATTATTTGGATACATTTCCTGGTGTTGTTGTAACTGTTTCTCACGATCGTTATTTTCTTGATCGTGTCGTTGATAAAATGCTCATCTTCACAGATGGAAAAGTGGAGCGTTACCAAGGGGATTACACGTACTACTTAGAAGAAAAGCAGCAAAAAGTGGAGCCTGTAAAGCAGGATAAATCGTTTGTCGTACCGGAACGGAAAAAAGAGAACAGGAAACTTTCGTATAACGAACAACGTGAATGGGATCAGATTGATGATCAAATAGAAAAAATGGAAGAAAAACAACAACAGCTTGAAGAGCAAATTACACAAGCCGGTAGTGATTACGGAAAAATTGCTGATTTAATGAAAGAAAAAGAAGCCCTTGATGCAATGCTTGAAGAAACACTTGAGCGGTGGACAGAATTAGCTGAAAAGGTGGAAGCACTAAACGAATAA
- a CDS encoding sodium-dependent transporter, translating into MSTSQQWSSKLGFLYATAGSAIGLGAIWKFPYIAGTSGGGAFFVLFLSFTLLIGVPLLIGEYMLGRNSKADAITTYRKIAPKSIWQATGWLGVITCFLILSFYSVIGGWSILYLGSSLTGQLTGLDADGFSIRFGELISNPYLAVGAQALFLGLSAGIVAKGVQKGIERASKWMIPALFILLIVLAAYSLTLEGAREGLSFLFKPDWSNVSSDVVLFALGQSFFALSLGVSVMVTLSSYASKKQDLPMSAMTLGGMNIVVSILAGIVIFPGVFTFNLEPSEGPTLIFAAVPTVFSQMPYGQLLVILFFILFFFAALSTAFSLLEIIVAAFIKGDVTKRQKSSWIFAFFVLLMGVPSTLSFGLIENWQFFGMPFFDFIDFTVSNIFMPIGALLISLFLLFKVRRSVLLGEFKQGSIFGRRLFAVWYAIMAIIVPVAITVVLVDQLFGLNILSLLFT; encoded by the coding sequence ATGTCTACATCACAACAATGGTCATCAAAACTAGGTTTTTTGTATGCAACTGCAGGTAGTGCAATCGGTCTTGGAGCGATTTGGAAATTTCCTTATATCGCCGGGACGAGTGGCGGTGGCGCTTTTTTTGTGCTTTTTTTAAGCTTTACTCTTCTCATTGGGGTACCACTTTTAATTGGAGAGTACATGTTAGGTCGTAATTCAAAAGCAGATGCCATCACAACGTATCGAAAAATTGCTCCTAAATCGATTTGGCAGGCGACTGGTTGGCTCGGGGTTATTACTTGTTTTTTAATTCTTTCGTTTTATAGCGTTATTGGTGGTTGGTCGATTCTTTATTTAGGATCTTCGCTTACTGGACAATTAACTGGTCTAGACGCAGATGGATTTAGCATTCGATTTGGAGAGCTAATATCAAATCCATACTTAGCTGTTGGCGCCCAAGCATTGTTCCTCGGACTATCCGCAGGAATTGTCGCAAAAGGCGTGCAAAAAGGAATTGAGCGGGCGAGCAAATGGATGATTCCAGCATTGTTTATACTGTTAATTGTACTAGCAGCTTACTCTTTAACACTTGAAGGTGCTAGAGAAGGGCTCTCATTTTTATTTAAACCTGATTGGAGTAATGTCTCCAGCGATGTTGTGTTATTTGCTCTAGGTCAGTCTTTTTTCGCCCTTTCTCTTGGTGTCTCGGTAATGGTGACGTTAAGTTCATATGCTTCCAAAAAGCAAGATTTGCCTATGTCAGCAATGACTCTTGGAGGCATGAATATAGTAGTGTCAATACTTGCAGGAATTGTCATTTTTCCAGGTGTGTTTACGTTTAATTTAGAACCTAGTGAAGGTCCAACTTTAATTTTTGCTGCTGTACCAACAGTTTTTTCGCAAATGCCTTATGGGCAGCTTCTTGTTATTTTATTTTTTATTTTATTTTTCTTTGCAGCCTTAAGTACAGCTTTTTCGCTCTTGGAGATTATCGTTGCTGCATTTATAAAAGGTGACGTCACTAAAAGACAAAAAAGCAGTTGGATCTTTGCGTTTTTTGTCCTACTAATGGGTGTACCTTCTACACTATCATTTGGACTAATTGAAAACTGGCAGTTTTTTGGAATGCCTTTCTTTGATTTTATTGATTTTACCGTGTCTAATATTTTTATGCCAATTGGTGCATTGTTAATTAGTTTGTTTCTTTTGTTTAAAGTGCGTCGTAGTGTGTTGCTAGGAGAATTTAAACAAGGTAGTATATTTGGGCGCCGCTTATTTGCAGTTTGGTATGCAATAATGGCAATTATTGTTCCTGTTGCTATTACAGTCGTTCTCGTTGATCAATTGTTCGGGTTAAACATATTGTCCCTACTATTCACTTAA
- a CDS encoding AbrB/MazE/SpoVT family DNA-binding domain-containing protein produces the protein MKATGIVRKVDQLGRIVVPKELRKTMGIDIGTPLEIYVEDDRVVVKKYEPSMKTCMVTGESSNEHFMLAEGNVVLSRRAAIDLLKELEAKVG, from the coding sequence ATGAAAGCGACGGGAATTGTAAGAAAAGTGGACCAGTTAGGACGTATTGTTGTTCCAAAAGAATTACGGAAAACAATGGGAATTGATATTGGGACACCACTTGAAATTTATGTCGAAGATGATCGAGTGGTTGTGAAGAAGTACGAACCTTCGATGAAAACATGTATGGTGACAGGAGAGTCTTCTAATGAGCATTTTATGCTTGCCGAAGGGAATGTTGTTTTAAGTAGAAGAGCGGCAATTGACTTGTTAAAAGAGCTAGAAGCTAAAGTTGGTTAA
- the pfkB gene encoding 1-phosphofructokinase, whose translation MIYTVTLNPAMDYFVSLDALALGGVNRTKADHKAPGGKGINVSRVLKRMGHNSTALGFIGGFTGEYIKAAVKDEHIGASFIQVDGDTRINVKIKAQEESELNGVSPHISAENLEKLQAQFANLGEGDAIVLAGSVPPAIKADVYATWTRQLKKQGVKVYVDTSGAALTNVIHAEPTFIKPNHHELSELAGAEISSVKEAAPHVKALIDQGIECVLVTFAGDGALLATAETMLFANTPKGIVKNSVGAGDSTVAGFVCAIEEGKTLVDAFRFAVASGSATAFSTGFAERETIEALMEEVQVTSFH comes from the coding sequence ATGATTTACACGGTCACTCTAAATCCAGCGATGGACTACTTTGTTTCTCTAGATGCTTTAGCGCTAGGGGGAGTGAATCGAACGAAAGCAGATCACAAAGCGCCAGGTGGAAAAGGCATTAACGTCTCACGAGTATTAAAACGTATGGGCCACAATAGTACGGCGCTTGGTTTTATCGGTGGCTTTACTGGTGAATACATTAAAGCGGCTGTAAAGGATGAGCATATCGGAGCTTCCTTTATTCAAGTTGATGGAGACACGCGTATCAACGTTAAAATTAAAGCACAGGAAGAGTCAGAACTAAATGGTGTTTCTCCCCATATTTCAGCAGAGAATCTAGAAAAATTACAAGCTCAATTTGCAAACCTTGGAGAAGGTGACGCGATTGTTTTGGCTGGGAGTGTTCCACCGGCAATAAAAGCAGATGTGTACGCAACATGGACGAGGCAATTAAAAAAACAAGGTGTGAAGGTTTATGTTGATACAAGTGGAGCTGCATTAACTAATGTGATTCACGCCGAGCCCACGTTTATTAAACCTAATCATCATGAGTTAAGTGAGCTGGCCGGGGCAGAAATATCTTCAGTAAAAGAAGCGGCCCCCCATGTAAAAGCTCTAATCGATCAAGGTATTGAGTGTGTACTCGTTACATTTGCCGGTGATGGTGCTCTGCTTGCAACAGCGGAGACGATGCTTTTTGCAAACACACCAAAAGGAATAGTGAAAAATTCAGTTGGTGCAGGTGATTCAACGGTCGCTGGTTTTGTATGTGCAATAGAAGAAGGTAAAACGCTTGTTGATGCATTTCGTTTTGCAGTTGCTTCAGGAAGTGCAACCGCATTTTCTACTGGTTTTGCTGAACGAGAAACGATCGAAGCATTGATGGAAGAAGTACAAGTAACGTCATTTCATTGA
- a CDS encoding thiol-disulfide oxidoreductase DCC family protein → MSGIVLFDGECNLCNRAVDFIIRYDRKKHYQFASLQSDLGILLKKEFGLSDDLDSIVVIEHNQAFIKSDAAMQIIPKLSVYWQPLRVLKFLPKLVRERMYEWIARNRLRWFGEKDTCRLPKPEERDRFLS, encoded by the coding sequence GTGAGCGGTATTGTTTTATTTGATGGGGAGTGCAATTTATGCAATCGAGCAGTTGATTTTATCATTCGTTATGACCGTAAAAAGCATTATCAATTTGCTTCTTTACAGTCGGACTTAGGTATTCTATTAAAAAAAGAGTTCGGTTTAAGCGACGATCTTGATTCTATAGTCGTAATTGAACATAATCAGGCGTTTATAAAAAGTGACGCAGCTATGCAAATTATTCCAAAATTATCTGTTTATTGGCAACCATTACGCGTACTGAAATTCTTACCAAAGTTAGTTCGCGAACGAATGTATGAATGGATAGCACGAAACAGACTTCGCTGGTTTGGCGAAAAAGACACATGTCGTTTGCCAAAACCAGAAGAAAGGGATCGGTTTCTTTCTTAA
- a CDS encoding DeoR/GlpR family DNA-binding transcription regulator, whose product MLTLERQEKILELLHTHEVVKIQDIIVGTGASESTIRRDLTELEQEKKLKRIHGGATLLQKKRDEPTMEQKTFKNRQEKIKIAKKAAELVEEGDCLFLDAGSTTIEMIPFLKGKNIVVVTNGLMNITALLDAEIETHVLGGHVKKGTHAFVGRSALETIESFRFDCVFMGTNGVTANDGCTTPDPEEAFIKAQAIKLARNAFVLADHTKFGDIAFSKFTDVNKVTLVTSSYVKQENARLFEQLTARTTIEVVEL is encoded by the coding sequence GTGTTGACATTGGAGAGACAGGAGAAAATACTTGAGCTTCTTCACACCCATGAAGTGGTTAAAATACAAGATATTATTGTAGGAACAGGTGCTTCAGAATCAACGATTCGCCGTGATCTAACGGAACTTGAACAAGAAAAGAAATTAAAGCGTATTCATGGCGGTGCAACGTTGTTGCAAAAAAAACGTGATGAACCAACAATGGAACAAAAAACGTTCAAAAACCGTCAGGAAAAAATAAAAATAGCTAAAAAAGCAGCTGAACTGGTTGAAGAAGGAGATTGTCTGTTTTTGGATGCTGGTAGTACTACAATTGAAATGATTCCGTTTCTAAAAGGAAAAAATATCGTTGTTGTCACAAATGGATTAATGAATATTACTGCCTTGCTTGATGCAGAAATTGAAACCCATGTGCTTGGGGGGCATGTTAAGAAGGGGACACATGCATTTGTTGGTAGAAGTGCACTTGAAACGATTGAATCGTTTCGCTTTGATTGTGTATTTATGGGAACAAATGGTGTAACAGCCAATGATGGATGTACAACACCAGACCCAGAAGAAGCTTTTATTAAAGCACAAGCAATTAAGCTGGCAAGGAATGCGTTTGTCTTAGCAGATCATACGAAATTTGGTGATATTGCCTTCTCTAAGTTTACAGATGTGAATAAAGTGACGCTTGTTACGAGCTCTTATGTCAAACAAGAAAACGCACGCCTCTTTGAACAATTAACAGCTAGAACGACAATTGAGGTGGTAGAACTATGA
- the mreBH gene encoding rod-share determining protein MreBH, with the protein MFSTAQIGIDLGTANILVYSKEKGIILNEPSVVALNTNTRDVLAIGTDAKNMVGKTPSHIVAVRPLRDGVIADFDVTASLLKEIMRKASKNMGLALRKPNVVVCAPTGSTSVERRAILDAVRSCGAKNVHIIEEPVAAAIGADLPVEEPTANVVVDIGGGTTEVAIISYGGVVSSNSVRVGGDKFDEAIIQYVRKTYNVLIGERTAEQIKMEIGHAPIQHEKRTMDVRGRDLVNGLPKTIELHSHEIQEAMSELLMQLLEALRSTLEDCPPELSGDIVDRGVLLTGGGALLNGLQDWIADEIFVPVHIAANPLESVAIGTGRSLTFIDKLQKASV; encoded by the coding sequence ATGTTTTCAACCGCCCAAATTGGGATTGATTTAGGAACAGCTAACATACTTGTTTATAGTAAAGAAAAAGGAATTATCTTAAACGAACCGTCAGTGGTCGCTCTAAATACAAATACGCGAGATGTTCTCGCAATTGGCACCGATGCAAAAAATATGGTCGGTAAAACGCCATCTCACATCGTTGCTGTCAGACCTCTACGTGACGGGGTTATTGCCGATTTTGACGTGACCGCAAGTTTACTTAAAGAAATTATGCGTAAAGCAAGTAAAAACATGGGGCTAGCCTTACGTAAACCTAATGTGGTTGTTTGTGCGCCAACAGGATCTACATCGGTTGAACGCAGAGCTATCCTAGACGCGGTGCGGAGCTGCGGTGCAAAAAATGTGCACATTATTGAAGAACCAGTTGCAGCAGCAATTGGGGCAGACCTTCCCGTAGAAGAACCAACAGCCAATGTTGTTGTTGATATCGGTGGCGGAACAACTGAAGTGGCTATTATTTCTTACGGGGGTGTAGTCTCCTCGAACTCCGTGCGTGTTGGTGGTGACAAATTTGACGAAGCCATTATCCAGTATGTTCGTAAAACATACAATGTCTTGATCGGTGAACGTACAGCTGAACAGATAAAGATGGAAATTGGTCATGCGCCGATACAACACGAAAAAAGAACGATGGACGTTCGTGGAAGAGATCTTGTAAACGGCCTACCAAAAACGATTGAATTACACTCGCACGAGATCCAAGAGGCTATGAGTGAACTGCTTATGCAATTGCTAGAAGCACTTCGTTCAACGCTTGAGGACTGCCCACCAGAATTAAGCGGCGACATCGTTGACCGCGGAGTATTATTAACTGGCGGTGGTGCATTGTTAAACGGATTACAAGATTGGATCGCTGACGAGATTTTTGTCCCAGTTCATATTGCTGCTAATCCTCTCGAATCCGTCGCAATCGGTACCGGCCGTTCCTTAACTTTTATTGACAAACTTCAAAAAGCTTCTGTCTAA
- a CDS encoding response regulator transcription factor → MSGKIVVVEDDEQLSRILADKLTKYQYKVICHSGSKDLLELITVEQPELVLLDINLPTYDGFYWCRQIRSQSKCPILFISARESELDQIRALENGGDDYVAKPFTTEVLIAKVRSHIRRAYGEYASGGHQTIDCGELRLSYDKLELKFRNQTSFLSKKEALLLQLLMKKQSGVVDRQMILSKLWDESEFIDENTLNVNISRVRKQLQLIQAPHRVIAVRGIGYRLTEGE, encoded by the coding sequence ATGAGCGGTAAAATCGTTGTTGTTGAAGATGATGAGCAGTTAAGTAGAATTCTTGCCGATAAATTAACAAAGTACCAATATAAAGTTATTTGCCATAGTGGAAGCAAAGACTTATTGGAGTTAATAACAGTAGAGCAACCAGAGCTTGTCTTGCTTGATATTAATCTTCCAACGTATGATGGCTTTTATTGGTGCCGACAGATTCGGAGCCAATCGAAATGCCCCATTCTTTTTATTTCAGCGCGAGAATCGGAATTGGATCAGATTAGAGCGCTGGAAAATGGTGGTGATGATTATGTGGCTAAACCTTTTACTACAGAGGTTTTAATTGCTAAAGTTCGGAGCCATATTCGTAGAGCATATGGAGAGTATGCAAGTGGTGGTCATCAAACGATTGATTGTGGGGAGTTACGATTAAGTTATGACAAGCTTGAACTAAAATTCCGTAATCAAACGTCATTTTTATCAAAAAAAGAAGCATTGTTACTGCAGCTATTAATGAAAAAACAATCTGGGGTTGTTGATCGGCAAATGATTTTGTCAAAGCTTTGGGATGAAAGTGAATTTATTGATGAGAATACGTTAAATGTAAACATTTCGAGAGTACGAAAACAATTACAGCTTATTCAAGCGCCACACCGAGTAATAGCTGTCCGGGGCATTGGTTACCGTTTAACAGAAGGGGAGT
- a CDS encoding PTS fructose transporter subunit IIABC, whose product MKISDLLKQDTMILDLQSSSKAEVIEELVSKLDEAGRLNNKEDYMKAIWAREEQSTTGLGEGIAIPHAKTAAVKTPAIAFGRSKEGIDYEALDGQPSHLFFMIAASEGANNEHLATLSKLSTFLMDDSFRKNLLSATSLNDVISTIDTKEAEEEQAEEEEANETTSADADIFILGVTGCPTGIAHTYMAADALKKEAQERGYKIKIETNGSGGVKSKLTQEDIDRANGIIVAADTKVEMDRFDGKKIVIAPVADGVRKPGKLIDRALTGEEPVYHGDGNKSGAEENTGSKQSFGNSIYKHLMNGVSNMLPFVIGGGILLAISFLFESDWFLGEDNVITDILGTIGGDNAFALFIPVLAAFIAMSIADRPGFAPGLIAGYMAFNNDAGFLGGLIAGFLAGYIALLVKKLLSGMPQALEGLRTILFTPVLNILFTGVIMFFLVAPLASVNLGLQNWLGDLGTGNMVILGIVLGVMMAIDMGGPINKAAYTFGIAMLDAGNLGPQAAVMAAGMVPPLGIAIATTFWKHKFTKQQRESGRTNYVLGASFITEGAIPFAAADPIRVISASVVGAGIAGGLTGLFQIALPAPHGGVFTMFLVNESTFSYIGLYALAIVIGAVVTGVLYGLIKKPIQK is encoded by the coding sequence ATGAAAATTTCTGATTTACTCAAACAAGATACGATGATTCTTGATTTGCAATCGTCATCGAAAGCAGAAGTCATTGAAGAGTTGGTTTCTAAATTAGACGAAGCCGGACGTCTCAATAATAAAGAAGATTACATGAAGGCGATTTGGGCTCGTGAAGAACAGAGCACAACTGGTCTCGGAGAAGGAATTGCGATTCCTCATGCCAAAACAGCGGCTGTAAAAACACCTGCAATTGCTTTTGGTCGTTCGAAAGAAGGAATTGATTATGAGGCACTTGATGGGCAACCAAGTCACTTATTTTTTATGATTGCTGCTTCGGAAGGAGCAAATAACGAACATTTAGCAACGTTATCAAAGTTGTCAACGTTCTTAATGGATGACTCTTTTAGGAAGAACTTATTAAGTGCTACGTCATTAAATGATGTTATTTCAACGATTGATACCAAAGAAGCTGAAGAAGAGCAGGCAGAAGAAGAGGAAGCGAACGAAACCACTTCTGCAGATGCGGATATATTCATTCTTGGTGTAACGGGTTGTCCAACTGGTATTGCCCACACTTATATGGCTGCGGATGCCCTTAAAAAGGAAGCGCAGGAACGTGGGTACAAAATTAAAATAGAAACAAATGGGTCTGGTGGGGTGAAAAGTAAATTAACCCAAGAAGACATTGATCGGGCAAACGGGATTATTGTGGCAGCCGATACGAAAGTGGAAATGGATCGTTTTGATGGTAAAAAAATTGTCATTGCACCTGTAGCTGATGGTGTTCGTAAACCTGGGAAGTTAATTGATCGTGCTCTCACTGGTGAAGAACCAGTCTACCATGGCGATGGCAATAAAAGTGGAGCTGAAGAAAATACAGGCAGCAAACAGTCATTTGGAAACAGCATCTACAAACATTTAATGAACGGTGTTTCAAATATGTTACCGTTTGTTATTGGTGGCGGAATTTTACTAGCTATTAGCTTCTTATTTGAGTCGGACTGGTTTCTTGGTGAAGACAATGTCATTACAGATATTTTAGGTACAATTGGTGGAGACAATGCCTTCGCGCTGTTTATTCCAGTGCTAGCGGCGTTTATTGCAATGAGTATCGCCGATCGTCCTGGTTTTGCACCTGGTTTGATAGCTGGTTATATGGCTTTTAACAATGATGCAGGGTTTTTAGGTGGATTAATTGCCGGTTTCCTTGCAGGGTATATAGCGTTACTTGTCAAAAAGCTTTTATCAGGAATGCCTCAGGCACTCGAAGGGTTGCGGACCATTTTATTTACCCCTGTGTTAAACATCTTATTTACTGGTGTGATTATGTTCTTCTTAGTTGCTCCCCTTGCATCGGTAAATTTGGGTTTACAAAATTGGCTTGGAGATTTAGGTACAGGCAACATGGTTATTCTAGGGATTGTCCTTGGTGTGATGATGGCAATTGATATGGGGGGACCGATTAATAAAGCCGCCTATACATTTGGGATTGCGATGCTTGATGCTGGAAACTTAGGGCCACAAGCAGCTGTCATGGCAGCTGGGATGGTGCCTCCGCTTGGGATTGCAATTGCTACAACGTTTTGGAAGCATAAGTTTACAAAACAACAACGTGAGTCAGGGCGCACAAACTATGTTCTTGGTGCTTCTTTTATTACTGAAGGGGCGATTCCTTTTGCCGCTGCAGATCCAATTCGGGTAATTTCTGCAAGTGTTGTTGGTGCAGGTATTGCTGGTGGGCTTACTGGTCTGTTCCAAATTGCATTACCAGCTCCTCATGGTGGGGTTTTTACAATGTTCTTAGTGAACGAAAGCACATTCTCGTATATCGGATTGTATGCACTTGCTATCGTCATTGGTGCAGTTGTTACAGGTGTTTTATACGGACTAATAAAAAAACCAATTCAAAAGTAA